From Pseudomonas sp. stari2:
GCGACGATGCGACCGTGGTTGATCACATACAACCGGTCGCAGAACGCGGCGGCCAGGTTCAGGTCGTGGATGCTCGCCAACGTGCCGATCTGCAGACGCTTGACCAGCTGCAGCAGCTCCAGCTGATAACGCGGGTCGAGGTGGTTGGTCGGCTCGTCGAGGATCAGCAGTTGCGGTTGCTGGGTCAGGGCGCGGGCCAGGATCACTCGCTGTTTTTCACCGCCGGACAACGTGGCGAACGCGTGATCTTCGAAGCCGTCCAGGCCCACGGACTTGAGGGCCTGAGTGGCGAGCTGGCGGTCTTGCAGCGTGTCGCCATCGAACAGGCGTTTGTGCGGCGTGCGGCCCATGGCGACCACTTCTTCGACGCTCAGGCCGAAGGCATCGGGGAATTCCTGCAGGACCACGGCGATGCGTTGCGCACACCAGCGTGAGGATTGCTTCCAGACGTTGTGGTGCTCGAGTTTGACCTCACCGTGCTCCGGTTGACTGAAGCGGTAGGCGCAGCGCAACAGGCTGGTCTTGCCGCTGCCATTGGGCCCGATCAACCCGACGAACTCACCGGCGGCCACTTGTAACGAGGCGTCACGCAGCTGGAACTGGTGATGGCAGCGGTCGTGGCCCAGGGGGGACCAGGCGAGATCGGTGAGGGACAGTGAGGTCATGTGTTGTTCAGCTTGAAGTCCATGAAGTGAATCCGGCCGTTCCATCGCCCGCAGTCGGTCAGCGCAAAAGAAAGCCCGCAGCGTGGGCGGCGGGCAATGAGCTGAAATATGGTTATACAGTAACACTTAAATCTGCCGAATATCAGGTCCGGCAGTTTAAGGACTTGTCTGAAACCTGCATCTCGCCAGTCTCATGATGAAGTTGAGGCAGATTCAGCTTGTCGGCCCAGACGCGACAGCAGCAGTCGATCCAGCACCCAAACCACCACCAGCGAAGCGCCCACCAGCGGAAACACCACCGCCAGCATCAGCATGATAGCCACCCCGATTTTCCATTTCGGTAGATCGTGGCGCAGCGGCGGAACACCGAACTTGCCCTGTGGCCGGCGCTTCCACCAGATCACCACGCCGCTGACGGCGCTGAGCAGGATCATCAGGCAGATCAGCAGCACGATGATCTGGTTGAAGGTGCCGAACATCTTGCCTTCATGGAGCATCACGCCGATCTCCGTAGCGCGGGCAACAGCACCGTACTGCTCGAAGCGCACATCGGCCAACACTTTGCCGGTGTACTGATCGACGTGCAGGGTCGCATCGTTGCGCGGATCGTCGGCGAACACGGCGATGGTGAACACGCCGGTGGCGGTGGTCGGCATCGTGATGCTGTAGCCCGGCTCGACCTTGCGCTCGATGGCGATGTTCTGCACCTCTTGCAGGCTGATGATCGGCGCGGCGGGGCCGTGTTGCATGCCGCCGTGGGCCATGTGTTCGGCGTGGTCGCCGGACATCGGCATCGGCGTGTTTTCCATGGCCCACGGGACGGTCTGGCGGGCGGCGTTGTTGAGGCTGCCGGCCTCGACGTCGGAGGTCGGCACGTTGTTCCACATCGCCGCCGGGAACACGTTCCAGACCTGGGCGTACTGCTTGCCCCAGAAGCCGGTCCAGGTCATGCCGCTGAGCAGCATCACCAGCAGCAACGCCGCGCCCCAGAATCCGGTAACGGCATGCAGGTCACGCCACAGCACGCGACCGCGACTGTTCAGACGTGGCCACAGAATCCCCGCGGCCTGGCCGCGCGGCCACCACAGGAAAACCCCGGACACCACCAGCACCACGCCCCAGCCGGCGGCCAGTTCGATCAATCGGTCACCGACGGTGCCGATCATCAGTTCGCCGTGGATCGCCCGGGCGAGCGCCTGCAGGTTCTGCTTGGCATCCTGCTCGCCGAGGATGTCGCCGTGGTACGGATCGACGAACACGTTCAGCTCATGGCCGGCATTCTTCACCACGAATTGCGCGCTGCGTTCGGCGTTCGCGGGTGGCAGGTACTGGGTGACCTGGCCCTGTGGATAAGCGCTTTTGACCTTTTGCAGCAAGTCATCGGCCGGCACGGTGTGATGCCCGGCGGGGACGTTCAGCAGGCTGCTGTACATCAGCGAATCAAGCTGTGGCTTGAACAAGTAAATGATGCCGGTCAGGGCCAGCATCACCATGAATGGCGCGACGAACAATCCGGCATAAAAATGCCAACGCCAGGCCAGGTTGTAGAAGTTCGGTTTGGGCTGTTTCATCACGAGTGCTCCGCTTGGCTTGGATCTTCTAGTTGTCTGGTGTCACTCGCTCCTCAAGGGGAGCGAGTGCCCTTGAGGGTTAGAAACTCATGTCCACCTTGGTCCAGAGCGTGCGCCCCGGTTCATTGATGGCTTGCGGGTCGTTGGCCGGGTAGCCGAACCCGGCGTTGCCCGCCAGGTTGAGGTGTTCGGCGTAAGCCTTGCCGAACAGGTTGTCGACGCCGGTACTGACCTTCCAGTTTTTGTTGATCCGGTAGGCACCGTTGAGCGAGAACACGCCGAAGCCCGAACTCTTGTCGTAATCCTTGCCGACCACGTTGCCCTTGTTCTGGTCGATACGGTTTTGCGCGGCAACCACCCTCCACAGTGCGCCGGCGCTCCAGTTGTCTTCGCTGTAGGTCAGGCCGAAACGTGCATCCAGCGGCGGCATCTGCGGCAAGGCTTTGCCGTCGCTGCTGTTCTTGCCCCAGGCGTAGGCCAGGGTCGCATCGGCTTTCCAGTTGTCGTTGAGTTTGTAAGCGGCACCGAGTTCTCCGCCCATGATCCGCGCGTCGATGTTTTCGGCGCGGGAGGTGCTCATGCCCATCATTGTCGGGGTGTAGTCGAACAGGATGTAGTCGCGCACCACACCGATGTAGCCCGAGGCCCAGGCTTCGAGGTCGGCATCCTTGTAGTTCACACCGAAGTCGAGCTGGGTGGTTTTTTCCGGTTTGATCGAATCGAATGCATTGACCGAGCCGGACGGTCCGGACTTGGGCGAGAACAGCTCCCAGTAATCCGGGAACCGCTGCGCATGGCCGAGGCCGGCGTAGAGCGTGGTCGGGCTGTCGGCCAGGTCATGCTCGTAACGCACGAAGCCGCTTGGCAGGGTGTCGGCGCGGGTATCGCCGGCGGTCGGGTTCGGCCGGGACATCATTCCCGAGCCGGTGGTCTGCCGATAATCCCTGGCCGAGGCACGGTCGATCCGGGCACCGGTGATCAGCCGGTCGCGGTCGGCGGCGTACCAGGTCATCTCGCTGAATACACCGTAGTTATGGAAATCGGCGTCCTTGGTGTATGGCTGATCCTTGTAGGTATCGATGCCCATGCCGCTGCGCTGACGGTGTTCGTTGGTCTGCGCATCGAGGCCGGTGATCAGCTGGATATCGGCCCAGCGCCAGGTGGCCTTGATCCGCGCGCCGAGGGTGCGACGGTCGACGTTGGACGCCATGGGACCTGCCATCATCCCGGTGCCGGACGGCGTGCGCAGGGTGTAGTTGTCCATCACATGGTCGGCGTAGTTGTAGTAGACCTGGGCTTCGAGCTTCTCCAGCACGTCGGTGATGTTGGATTTCTCGAAACGCAGACCGAGGCTTTCGCGCAGGAATTGCGAGCCGTCCATGCCACGTCCGGCGTAGCGCGCCTCGCCGTCGCCCTTGCCGGCGGTGAGTTCGATCAGGGTGTCGGCGTCCGGGGTCCAGCCCAGCGCCACGTCGCCGTTCCACTTGTCATAGCGCGAGGCGACGGTGTCGTTATTGCCGTCGCGGTAGTCGTCGGAGTGCGCGGTATTGCCGATCACCCGCACGTAGCCCAGCGGTCCGCCGGCCGCCGCATCGACGACTTTGTCGAAGCGCCCGTTGGAGCCGGCCAGTACGCTGGCATTCACGCGGGTGCCGAGTTCGCCGAAGCTTTCCGGCTCACGGTCGAAGAGGATCGTGCCGGCGGATGCGCCCGGTCCGTAGAGCACGGTTTGCGGGCCTTTGATCACGGTGAGTTTGTCGTAGGTCTCGGGCGAGATGTACGAGGTCGGCGCGTCCATCCGGCCGGGGCAGGCGCCGAGCATCATGCTGCCGTTGGTGAGGATGTTCAGGCGCGAGCCGAACATGCCGCGCAGTACCGGATCACCGTTGGTGCCGCCGTTGCGCACCAGGGCGAAGCCGGGAATCGTCTTCAGGTAGTCACCACCGTCGCTGGCCGGCACCGGTTGGCGTGGGTCTTTCGGGTTGGTGACGATGGTCAGCGGCGAGCTTGGGGCGATGGCGGTGATCACCGTCGGGCTCAGTTCTTCAGCGTGGCCGGCGTGTTCATCGGCGTGGACCAGCGGGGACAGCAGGACGCCGCAAAGGACGGCGGTAGCGTGCCTGAAACGGATGCGCGATTCGTTCAGGGCGAAGGACGCCGGGGCAGAACCCGAGCGTAGGACAGCAGAAAACCTGGACATGACAATTTCCATCAAACAGTCGTAAACGACACGGCCGGCAGCCTGAAGCTGTCTTCTCAACCGTGTGCAATCAGAGGTGGGTGTTTACGCTGCGACGGGCGGGGCGCGGCTGCGGGCGCCAGGGAAGAAGGTCTGCCGGGCATGGCCCAGACGC
This genomic window contains:
- a CDS encoding ABC transporter ATP-binding protein, which produces MTSLSLTDLAWSPLGHDRCHHQFQLRDASLQVAAGEFVGLIGPNGSGKTSLLRCAYRFSQPEHGEVKLEHHNVWKQSSRWCAQRIAVVLQEFPDAFGLSVEEVVAMGRTPHKRLFDGDTLQDRQLATQALKSVGLDGFEDHAFATLSGGEKQRVILARALTQQPQLLILDEPTNHLDPRYQLELLQLVKRLQIGTLASIHDLNLAAAFCDRLYVINHGRIVASGTPQEVLTVELLRDVFGVEALIDPHPLHGYPRITWITRP
- a CDS encoding PepSY-associated TM helix domain-containing protein gives rise to the protein MKQPKPNFYNLAWRWHFYAGLFVAPFMVMLALTGIIYLFKPQLDSLMYSSLLNVPAGHHTVPADDLLQKVKSAYPQGQVTQYLPPANAERSAQFVVKNAGHELNVFVDPYHGDILGEQDAKQNLQALARAIHGELMIGTVGDRLIELAAGWGVVLVVSGVFLWWPRGQAAGILWPRLNSRGRVLWRDLHAVTGFWGAALLLVMLLSGMTWTGFWGKQYAQVWNVFPAAMWNNVPTSDVEAGSLNNAARQTVPWAMENTPMPMSGDHAEHMAHGGMQHGPAAPIISLQEVQNIAIERKVEPGYSITMPTTATGVFTIAVFADDPRNDATLHVDQYTGKVLADVRFEQYGAVARATEIGVMLHEGKMFGTFNQIIVLLICLMILLSAVSGVVIWWKRRPQGKFGVPPLRHDLPKWKIGVAIMLMLAVVFPLVGASLVVVWVLDRLLLSRLGRQAESASTSS
- a CDS encoding TonB-dependent copper receptor — its product is MSRFSAVLRSGSAPASFALNESRIRFRHATAVLCGVLLSPLVHADEHAGHAEELSPTVITAIAPSSPLTIVTNPKDPRQPVPASDGGDYLKTIPGFALVRNGGTNGDPVLRGMFGSRLNILTNGSMMLGACPGRMDAPTSYISPETYDKLTVIKGPQTVLYGPGASAGTILFDREPESFGELGTRVNASVLAGSNGRFDKVVDAAAGGPLGYVRVIGNTAHSDDYRDGNNDTVASRYDKWNGDVALGWTPDADTLIELTAGKGDGEARYAGRGMDGSQFLRESLGLRFEKSNITDVLEKLEAQVYYNYADHVMDNYTLRTPSGTGMMAGPMASNVDRRTLGARIKATWRWADIQLITGLDAQTNEHRQRSGMGIDTYKDQPYTKDADFHNYGVFSEMTWYAADRDRLITGARIDRASARDYRQTTGSGMMSRPNPTAGDTRADTLPSGFVRYEHDLADSPTTLYAGLGHAQRFPDYWELFSPKSGPSGSVNAFDSIKPEKTTQLDFGVNYKDADLEAWASGYIGVVRDYILFDYTPTMMGMSTSRAENIDARIMGGELGAAYKLNDNWKADATLAYAWGKNSSDGKALPQMPPLDARFGLTYSEDNWSAGALWRVVAAQNRIDQNKGNVVGKDYDKSSGFGVFSLNGAYRINKNWKVSTGVDNLFGKAYAEHLNLAGNAGFGYPANDPQAINEPGRTLWTKVDMSF